DNA from bacterium:
CGCATCGGGCGTTGCCGCGTACACCGGCAGTTGCGGCCGGAATCGTGCCACACGTCGCGCCGTGCGTCCGGTTGCGGTCGCAACGAGGATGCCCGCAACCGTCGGGATGTGCGCTGCGAGGAGCGCGGCACATTCCGCGACGACATCCGCGGGATCCATGCGGCCGGGTGCGGGGAGCGAGACACCGATATCATCGAGCGACGTCGCCTCGATCTCCGCCGCGATCGCGCTGAGCATCTCGACGGCCTCAACGGGGTACTCGCCCGTCGCGCTCTCGCCGGAGAGCATGACCGCGTCCGTGTGGTCCATGATCGCGTTGGCGACATCGGAGACCTCCGCACGTGTCGGCCGCGGGTTGCGGATCATGGAGTCGAGCATCTGCGTCGCCACGACCACGGGCTTGCCGGCGGCGTGCGTCTTCTCGATGATCGTCTTCTGGTGCACGGGAACCTCTGCCGCCGGCAGCTCCACGCCGAGATCACCGCGCGCGACCATGATGCCGTCCGCAGCGGCGAGGATCTCATCGAAGTGCGTGATGGCCTCCGGCTTCTCGATCTTCACGATGATTTTTTGATTGCCGCCGAGCTTGCGCACGAGTTGCCGAAGCGCGAGCACGTCGCTCGCGCTGCGAACGAACGAGAGCGCAATCCAATCCGCGCCCTGCGCAACCGCGAACGCCGCATCCTTCCGATCCTTCAAGGCGAGCGCCGGAAGCGCGAGGTGCGTCTCCGGCAAGTTCATACCCTTGTGCGACGTGAGTGTACCGCCGGTGACGACTGTGCACGCGATGTCCCGCCCTCGGACGCGCACGACGAGCACCTCGATGAGGCCATCGTCCAGGAGGATG
Protein-coding regions in this window:
- the pyk gene encoding pyruvate kinase, whose translation is MHKRTKIVATIGPASETKATLTAMVRAGMNVCRLNMSHGDHAWHRTAITRIRAVAKQTGEPLAILADLQGPKIRVGVLPEVGVTLTRGKPVIFTTASTTFDGKKIPLTYRGLHDDVRVGQRILLDDGLIEVLVVRVRGRDIACTVVTGGTLTSHKGMNLPETHLALPALALKDRKDAAFAVAQGADWIALSFVRSASDVLALRQLVRKLGGNQKIIVKIEKPEAITHFDEILAAADGIMVARGDLGVELPAAEVPVHQKTIIEKTHAAGKPVVVATQMLDSMIRNPRPTRAEVSDVANAIMDHTDAVMLSGESATGEYPVEAVEMLSAIAAEIEATSLDDIGVSLPAPGRMDPADVVAECAALLAAHIPTVAGILVATATGRTARRVARFRPQLPVYAATPDATVQRQLNLSYGIVPVLVPMTKEAGPFLTRARRAITQRRKQPQRVKLVIVTGEPWGHPGTTNRVMVE